The Maridesulfovibrio zosterae DSM 11974 genome window below encodes:
- a CDS encoding 4Fe-4S binding protein — protein sequence MKKVLQKFIPDTATGDFLKQALEDRNMTMKDVLHGYMYIRWPKAYIGAALGENNLAPIADFISSLMASPKNRKKRQQLKKEFAESYHGKVLITEEAVKFVKINKNVVTTVPEKVLPFKRARDVVLQNPDHIVAFECPCRASRENPCLPMDVCLIMGEPFASFVAKNHPEKARRITEEEAIRILEAENARGHVHHAFFKDVMLGRFYAICNCCSCCCGAMEATRNGIPMLIPSGYISVVDPHKCIGCGQCMEYCPFGAMAVRDKRMRINPEKCMGCGVCINKCRKDALRLARNKKHPAPLLVDEFDK from the coding sequence ATGAAAAAAGTCTTACAGAAATTCATACCGGATACTGCAACCGGTGATTTTCTTAAACAAGCCCTTGAGGATAGAAACATGACCATGAAGGATGTCCTTCACGGGTACATGTATATTCGCTGGCCTAAAGCATACATAGGAGCAGCACTGGGCGAGAATAATCTTGCTCCTATTGCTGATTTTATTTCTAGCCTCATGGCTTCTCCAAAGAACAGGAAAAAGCGCCAGCAGCTAAAAAAAGAGTTTGCCGAATCATATCATGGAAAAGTTCTCATTACAGAAGAAGCTGTTAAATTCGTAAAAATAAATAAAAATGTAGTAACAACTGTTCCTGAGAAAGTTCTGCCATTTAAAAGAGCCAGAGATGTTGTACTGCAAAACCCGGATCACATAGTAGCTTTTGAATGCCCGTGCCGCGCGTCACGAGAAAATCCATGCCTGCCTATGGATGTATGTCTGATCATGGGTGAACCATTTGCATCATTTGTTGCTAAAAACCATCCGGAAAAAGCTCGGCGCATAACAGAAGAGGAAGCAATACGCATCCTTGAAGCTGAAAATGCACGTGGACATGTACATCATGCTTTTTTTAAGGATGTAATGCTTGGAAGATTTTATGCCATCTGCAACTGCTGCTCCTGCTGCTGCGGAGCAATGGAGGCTACCCGTAACGGAATCCCGATGCTGATCCCATCAGGATATATCTCCGTTGTTGATCCGCACAAGTGCATCGGGTGCGGGCAATGTATGGAATACTGCCCCTTCGGAGCTATGGCTGTACGGGACAAACGCATGCGCATCAATCCTGAGAAATGCATGGGCTGCGGAGTCTGCATCAATAAATGCCGTAAAGATGCTTTGCGCCTTGCACGCAATAAAAAGCACCCCGCCCCGCTATTAGTAGATGAATTTGATAAATAA
- a CDS encoding leucyl aminopeptidase, giving the protein MEFNVVVDPAAAWSADAVIFFAFKDTDDYLPGFSSWMSSEADWVSGSQALNDFSGELGSTSVIYGAGTSIQRVLLVGLGSENEFGVEQFSQAVASAFQKCRELKFRIVGAPLPAFEGIVLEDRYEHFVVAAISGLYSFDQFKTKKDDKADLPESVRFLTEEEPEEYFLESIAKGNAVGLATSYARDLVNLPPNIANPVYLAEEAKKMAKKYGFKFKTMKRKEIIDKGMGAYASVFRGSVDEPRLITLEYCPKDLEGTKPLVLVGKGVTFDTGGISLKPTGFIEDMKCDMAGAAAILGFFQALGELKPEISIVGILPCADNMPDASATRPGEVVTSYSGKTIEILNTDAEGRLLLCDALAYSKVFEPAAIIDLATLTGGCIIAFGWNVAAVMDNSSKMQDLVMECGMSVGERFWPMPLWDIYKDELKSEVADIKNIGSREGMTIHAGMFLKEFVPENVPWAHLDIAGPAWRKKKTPAGAAGGSGFGVRTLIEIVTRIDLGDM; this is encoded by the coding sequence ATGGAATTTAATGTAGTAGTCGATCCTGCTGCGGCTTGGTCTGCGGATGCTGTTATATTTTTCGCCTTTAAAGATACTGACGACTATCTCCCGGGCTTTTCTTCCTGGATGTCTTCGGAAGCAGACTGGGTATCCGGCTCTCAAGCATTAAATGATTTTTCCGGTGAGCTTGGCAGTACTTCCGTTATATACGGGGCTGGAACATCTATCCAGCGGGTTTTGCTGGTTGGACTAGGTTCTGAAAATGAATTTGGTGTGGAACAGTTTTCTCAGGCTGTTGCCTCTGCTTTTCAAAAATGCCGTGAGCTTAAGTTTCGTATTGTAGGCGCTCCACTTCCTGCTTTTGAAGGCATTGTACTTGAAGATCGTTATGAGCATTTCGTGGTCGCAGCAATAAGTGGTTTATATTCTTTTGATCAGTTTAAAACGAAGAAAGATGACAAGGCTGACTTACCTGAATCAGTGCGGTTTTTGACTGAAGAGGAGCCTGAGGAGTATTTTTTAGAATCCATTGCTAAAGGTAATGCCGTCGGTCTGGCTACCTCTTATGCCCGCGACCTAGTCAATCTGCCTCCCAATATTGCTAATCCTGTTTACCTTGCAGAAGAAGCCAAAAAAATGGCTAAAAAGTATGGCTTTAAATTTAAGACCATGAAACGGAAGGAAATAATCGATAAAGGTATGGGGGCATACGCATCAGTGTTTCGTGGTTCTGTCGATGAGCCTCGTCTGATAACTCTTGAGTATTGTCCTAAAGATCTTGAGGGGACTAAGCCTTTGGTTTTGGTCGGTAAAGGGGTTACTTTTGATACCGGTGGTATTTCACTTAAACCGACTGGTTTCATTGAAGATATGAAATGTGATATGGCTGGAGCTGCAGCGATACTTGGTTTTTTCCAAGCTCTAGGTGAACTTAAGCCTGAAATTTCAATTGTTGGTATATTGCCGTGTGCTGATAATATGCCTGATGCATCAGCCACCCGTCCTGGAGAGGTTGTTACATCCTATTCTGGTAAAACTATTGAAATCCTGAATACCGATGCTGAGGGCCGATTGTTGCTTTGTGATGCGCTCGCGTATTCCAAGGTCTTTGAGCCTGCTGCGATAATAGATCTGGCAACACTTACCGGAGGCTGTATTATTGCTTTTGGCTGGAATGTTGCTGCTGTTATGGATAATTCTTCCAAGATGCAGGACTTGGTAATGGAATGCGGTATGAGTGTTGGGGAAAGATTTTGGCCTATGCCTCTTTGGGATATTTATAAGGATGAACTGAAAAGTGAAGTTGCTGACATTAAAAATATCGGTTCGAGAGAGGGGATGACTATTCATGCCGGAATGTTTCTTAAGGAATTCGTACCTGAAAATGTTCCATGGGCACATTTAGATATAGCAGGGCCAGCTTGGAGAAAGAAAAAAACACCAGCAGGCGCGGCTGGTGGATCTGGGTTCGGTGTACGGACGCTTATAGAAATTGTTACCCGTATAGATTTAGGGGATATGTAG
- a CDS encoding Tex family protein: protein MNPDNISRISSELNIPHKNVKAVVELLDEGATIPFISRYRKEATGSLDEVSVSSVNDLFGKLKELDKRRETVLKSIDEQGKLDSVLKSRIDSAATMRELEDIYLPYKPKRKSKGQTAIQKGLEPLAYKIFAQQCEPQKEALAYISKDKGVETIDDALAGARDIIAEKISENTGTRQAIRTLFERKAFIESKATKTALEDVNKDKASKFRDWFDWSEPAKRAAGHRILALLRGERDKFLKVSIRPDEAEGLEVLHRKLVRSASEASKQVEKAATDSYKRLLAPQMETELRAILLEKAETEAIKVFASNLREILLAPPLGSKRIMALDPGFRTGAKLVCLDEQGALLHNDTIYPVTSENKKKDAAAIVTELVNKYKIEAIAIGNGTAGRETEQFVKELGLDKAISIIMVNESGASVYSASEIAREEFPNYDITVRGSVSIGRRLMDPLAELVKIDPKAIGVGQYQHDVDQKALAESLNRVVESCVNMVGVELNTASGRLLQSVSGLGPVLAANIIKFRDENGPFGSRKDLLKVPRLGPKAFEQCAGFLRIRDAKNPLDNTAVHPERYKTVAKMAKDIGTDIAALIKSSELRSEVKLDNYITEDLGLPTLKDIMKELEKPGRDPRKQFEAVNFDDSVKEVKDLREGMVLNGIVTNVTAFGAFVDVGVHQDGLVHISRIADEFIKDPSTIVHPGLAVKVKVMEVDIDRKRISMSMRPSDM from the coding sequence ATGAATCCTGATAATATTTCCCGAATTTCGTCTGAACTGAACATCCCTCATAAAAATGTAAAAGCTGTTGTTGAACTGCTTGATGAAGGGGCTACCATTCCCTTTATTTCACGCTACCGCAAAGAAGCAACAGGCAGCCTTGATGAGGTTTCAGTATCCTCAGTCAATGACCTTTTTGGAAAACTTAAAGAACTCGATAAAAGACGGGAGACTGTTCTTAAATCCATTGATGAACAGGGAAAACTGGACAGTGTTCTTAAAAGCAGAATTGATTCTGCGGCGACAATGCGTGAGCTTGAAGATATATATCTGCCATACAAGCCTAAACGCAAAAGCAAAGGTCAGACTGCAATCCAGAAAGGACTCGAGCCTTTAGCGTACAAAATTTTTGCTCAGCAATGTGAGCCCCAGAAAGAAGCACTGGCATATATTTCCAAGGACAAAGGAGTTGAAACGATAGACGATGCTCTTGCCGGAGCACGCGATATTATTGCTGAAAAGATTTCTGAAAATACTGGCACCCGCCAAGCAATCCGTACTCTTTTTGAACGCAAAGCATTCATTGAATCAAAAGCAACAAAAACAGCGCTGGAAGATGTAAACAAAGATAAAGCCTCTAAATTTAGAGACTGGTTTGATTGGAGTGAACCAGCCAAGCGAGCAGCCGGACATCGTATTTTAGCGCTTTTGCGTGGTGAGCGTGATAAATTTTTGAAAGTTTCCATCAGACCGGATGAAGCTGAAGGACTTGAAGTTCTGCACCGAAAATTAGTACGTTCAGCATCTGAGGCCTCTAAGCAAGTGGAAAAAGCGGCAACCGACAGCTATAAACGACTTCTTGCCCCGCAAATGGAAACAGAGCTGCGCGCCATACTACTTGAAAAAGCAGAAACAGAAGCCATCAAAGTATTTGCATCCAACTTGCGGGAGATTCTTCTTGCTCCTCCTCTGGGCAGTAAAAGAATAATGGCTCTGGACCCCGGATTTCGTACCGGAGCAAAACTGGTCTGTTTGGATGAACAGGGAGCTCTGCTGCACAATGACACCATCTATCCTGTAACATCTGAGAACAAAAAGAAAGATGCTGCCGCAATAGTAACTGAGCTGGTAAACAAATATAAAATTGAAGCCATTGCCATCGGCAATGGAACGGCAGGACGTGAAACAGAACAGTTTGTAAAAGAATTAGGCCTTGATAAAGCAATCAGTATCATCATGGTAAATGAGTCCGGAGCATCGGTATATTCGGCCTCTGAAATAGCCCGTGAGGAATTTCCGAACTACGATATCACCGTGCGAGGATCTGTCTCCATCGGCCGCAGACTGATGGACCCATTGGCTGAACTGGTTAAGATTGATCCTAAAGCTATAGGTGTCGGGCAATATCAGCATGATGTTGACCAGAAAGCTTTAGCTGAAAGTCTGAATAGGGTTGTTGAATCATGTGTAAATATGGTCGGGGTGGAGCTCAACACGGCCAGCGGCCGTCTTTTGCAATCAGTATCAGGACTAGGTCCTGTCCTTGCCGCTAATATAATCAAATTCCGGGATGAAAACGGACCATTTGGCTCACGTAAGGACCTGCTGAAAGTTCCCCGTCTAGGCCCAAAAGCTTTTGAACAATGTGCCGGATTCTTACGCATCAGGGATGCAAAAAATCCTCTTGATAATACTGCCGTGCATCCAGAGCGCTATAAAACAGTAGCTAAAATGGCTAAAGATATAGGAACTGATATTGCGGCTCTAATCAAATCTTCAGAACTGCGTTCTGAAGTAAAACTGGATAATTATATTACTGAAGATCTCGGCCTGCCAACTCTTAAGGATATTATGAAAGAGCTGGAAAAACCTGGACGTGATCCGCGTAAACAATTTGAAGCAGTAAATTTCGATGATTCAGTAAAAGAAGTTAAAGATCTGCGTGAAGGAATGGTCCTCAACGGCATAGTAACAAACGTTACCGCCTTTGGAGCATTTGTTGACGTAGGAGTGCATCAGGACGGGCTTGTGCATATCAGCCGTATTGCAGATGAATTTATAAAAGACCCGTCTACAATAGTGCATCCGGGACTGGCTGTTAAAGTAAAAGTTATGGAAGTAGATATTGACCGCAAACGTATTTCCATGTCAATGCGGCCTTCTGATATGTAA
- a CDS encoding asparaginase — translation MGSKNLSGEVILIFTGGTIGMSDKPDAGGVVPDDNFTKLLTEITPDEHDITIRPILWSDVPSPHMSPEKMLNLAHDVDGYLAEDQVLGAVILHGTDLMAETAYVLDIAVKSPKPVILTGAMRYFNESGYDGIRNLVDAVRVCLLPPPEGTDVIIQMADKLFAARNAIKSSSLNVDPFIGQNTGRIGFIAGESVILTMAKSGRRPRLPFMVTKAAENVHLVGCHPGMDSTILEKLIEAGAKGIVLEGFGAGNTPPGLVSGIEQCISKNIPVVLCTRCVEGGVWPIYAYPGGAAFLKQKGVIIAGALSALKATLLLQMLIGSECNMNVIREIFAEESV, via the coding sequence ATGGGTTCAAAGAATCTTTCAGGTGAGGTAATTCTCATATTTACAGGTGGAACAATCGGAATGAGCGATAAACCGGATGCAGGCGGAGTCGTTCCCGATGATAATTTTACCAAACTTCTTACCGAAATTACCCCCGACGAACACGATATCACAATTCGCCCTATACTCTGGTCTGATGTCCCCAGCCCGCACATGTCACCGGAAAAGATGCTTAATCTTGCCCATGATGTTGATGGCTATCTTGCTGAGGATCAAGTTCTGGGAGCTGTCATTCTACACGGTACCGACCTCATGGCTGAAACTGCATATGTTCTCGATATTGCAGTTAAATCACCAAAACCGGTTATCCTGACAGGAGCTATGCGTTACTTCAATGAATCTGGATATGATGGAATCCGCAATCTCGTTGATGCGGTTAGAGTCTGCCTCCTTCCTCCTCCGGAAGGAACAGATGTGATTATACAGATGGCAGATAAACTTTTTGCTGCTCGCAATGCTATTAAATCAAGCTCGCTTAACGTTGATCCTTTTATCGGTCAAAATACAGGGCGTATTGGATTTATTGCCGGTGAATCAGTCATTCTTACCATGGCAAAATCAGGTAGACGTCCACGCCTGCCTTTTATGGTCACTAAAGCTGCAGAAAATGTACATCTTGTAGGGTGTCATCCGGGCATGGACTCAACTATTCTTGAAAAACTTATCGAGGCCGGAGCTAAAGGAATAGTTCTGGAAGGTTTTGGAGCAGGTAACACCCCTCCAGGACTTGTTTCAGGCATAGAACAATGTATTTCCAAGAATATTCCGGTAGTGCTATGCACCCGCTGTGTCGAAGGTGGAGTATGGCCAATATATGCTTATCCCGGAGGAGCCGCCTTTCTAAAACAGAAAGGAGTTATTATAGCAGGAGCTCTCTCGGCACTTAAGGCTACCCTGTTATTACAGATGCTCATTGGAAGCGAATGCAATATGAACGTCATTCGTGAAATTTTTGCTGAAGAAAGTGTATAA
- a CDS encoding ABC transporter substrate-binding protein, with protein sequence MRISAFIVFFLLCSSSVFAGGDSIKVGVLYNLTGAMAAIDQPGLHGMELAKDIINAQGGVLGKKISLVVSDCRSNLDSTVLASNILAGQDGMTAVIGLNDTDYVMAAAPAVTAQDIVFITAGATMQNLPYMYGKYFFMAAFGDNMQARAVAKFAKRRLETQNAFVGTDLSNEFTKALSKYFKRRYRKYGGKITDEVWFSSGDENFPVPGVKDPAPDVLFLSSIPPDAPKYVTALRSAGFNQPIVSGDGFDTPGLMKIPAEYAHSIYFATHVALDNPDPVVQEFVDSYEHVFGSRPESGFAALGYDTLMLLANAIEKAGSDKPEEVREALASTLDFKGVTGNFSYPEGIRVPMKSVDIMKYSNGTFSFVEQIKPN encoded by the coding sequence ATGCGGATCAGTGCTTTTATTGTGTTTTTTTTGCTTTGTTCTTCAAGTGTTTTTGCAGGTGGTGATTCGATTAAAGTCGGGGTGCTCTATAATCTTACCGGTGCTATGGCGGCAATCGATCAACCAGGATTGCATGGAATGGAGCTTGCCAAAGATATTATAAATGCTCAGGGCGGCGTCCTTGGCAAGAAGATCAGTCTGGTTGTTTCCGATTGTCGTTCAAATCTGGACTCCACTGTATTGGCTTCCAATATCCTCGCCGGGCAGGATGGTATGACCGCTGTTATTGGTCTAAATGATACTGACTATGTTATGGCTGCAGCACCAGCGGTTACCGCGCAGGATATTGTCTTTATTACAGCCGGTGCTACTATGCAAAATCTTCCCTATATGTATGGAAAATATTTTTTTATGGCGGCTTTCGGTGATAATATGCAGGCCAGAGCCGTAGCTAAATTCGCCAAGCGCAGACTGGAAACACAAAATGCATTTGTGGGGACAGATCTTTCTAATGAATTTACAAAAGCACTCTCCAAATATTTTAAGCGCAGGTATCGTAAATATGGTGGGAAAATAACTGACGAGGTCTGGTTCAGTTCCGGTGATGAAAACTTTCCAGTGCCGGGAGTAAAGGATCCGGCTCCTGATGTGCTTTTTCTGTCATCTATCCCGCCTGATGCGCCTAAATATGTGACCGCTTTGCGCAGTGCCGGCTTTAATCAGCCTATTGTCTCAGGTGATGGATTTGACACTCCTGGATTAATGAAAATTCCGGCAGAGTATGCACACTCAATTTATTTTGCTACACACGTCGCTCTTGATAATCCTGATCCTGTTGTTCAAGAATTTGTAGATAGTTATGAGCATGTTTTCGGAAGCAGGCCTGAATCTGGATTTGCCGCGCTTGGATACGATACTCTCATGCTTTTGGCTAACGCTATTGAGAAGGCTGGAAGTGATAAACCGGAAGAAGTACGTGAAGCCCTTGCTTCCACCTTGGATTTTAAAGGTGTAACTGGTAATTTCAGTTATCCTGAAGGGATCAGAGTACCCATGAAAAGTGTTGATATCATGAAATACTCAAACGGAACATTTTCTTTTGTGGAGCAGATTAAACCAAATTAG
- a CDS encoding class I SAM-dependent methyltransferase translates to MTKNAELKKIVEEVGKSLIWRPLYDFENKTLAGGVGHDIDGIDPEFTALDFKGKSICDLGCNLGHFTFHAHRCGAKEVVGYDMEQKVIAGAKKLAELYGIEGVDFRVCNFAYENPEQTFDMGMLIDILGKINISDGHLVPILRGLEKRCNSEMLLTFRPIYLVERHFKMSEQDFLKLYPQAKIENGFFNLLDFVRDLFAANWEMVYLSKELPDDEQYKRTVFFRRK, encoded by the coding sequence ATGACCAAGAATGCTGAGCTTAAAAAAATTGTGGAAGAAGTTGGTAAAAGTCTTATCTGGCGTCCATTGTATGACTTCGAAAATAAGACTCTCGCCGGAGGAGTCGGGCATGATATAGACGGGATTGATCCAGAATTTACTGCACTTGATTTTAAGGGCAAAAGTATCTGTGACCTTGGTTGCAATCTTGGACATTTCACTTTTCATGCTCACAGGTGCGGAGCTAAAGAGGTTGTGGGTTATGACATGGAGCAAAAGGTCATAGCCGGGGCGAAAAAACTGGCAGAACTTTATGGCATTGAAGGTGTTGATTTCAGAGTTTGCAACTTTGCTTATGAAAATCCTGAGCAGACTTTTGATATGGGAATGTTGATTGATATTCTAGGTAAAATTAATATTTCAGATGGGCATCTGGTCCCGATACTCCGTGGTCTTGAGAAACGTTGCAACTCAGAAATGCTGCTGACATTCAGACCTATATACCTCGTGGAGCGTCATTTTAAAATGAGCGAACAGGATTTTCTTAAACTATATCCTCAAGCTAAAATTGAGAATGGATTTTTTAATCTTCTTGATTTTGTTAGAGACCTTTTCGCAGCGAACTGGGAGATGGTTTATCTATCCAAAGAACTTCCTGATGATGAGCAGTATAAACGTACGGTTTTCTTTCGGCGTAAATAG
- a CDS encoding STAS domain-containing protein — MDISVRRHSGTVVVVMGGRIDAYGAGELDKSLDELLSDENLACMAFDMTEVRYLSSAGIRIIVSSLKKLRSRKGALALCGVQSYCKNVLDTAGISRSLDIFKTRSEAMNFLQGVHWERQALENWEGMEQMNSPIGCFRFIPGENTQAEIKIIGSVADIFHSRVDDSRIFSRRFSQTEYSIGVGGLGEIPEDYMKVLGSMITIGGTMAWLPTDGHDMADFLVPQNDTGSVMIRTPFNLALSGGFNEYIMFESSEKGGTTLDKLYRGLFLLARRRRRDFKGVMGVAAWMQTSELYAATLMKSPVREYAPENKRTINDPVNSDDWLRRDVLPRYRDVTCLTCGVGVDLSCDLSVFDQSGMYAAFYIDPGTAGDKGQILNNHGAVFEKIAMPEKMVCLDKMVHDVTAKAEFKDMRKLRDCTRVSRAFLGVSYTQKFSRDTSGWQGTAMEMPINRNLADKRYRKESDFPSIPEKREAELTKFQQFLEEQQTKLTMNKK; from the coding sequence ATGGATATTTCGGTACGCAGGCACAGTGGAACAGTGGTCGTTGTCATGGGGGGAAGAATTGATGCCTATGGGGCCGGGGAACTTGATAAATCTCTGGATGAACTTTTGAGCGATGAAAATCTTGCTTGCATGGCTTTTGATATGACTGAGGTTCGCTACCTCAGCAGTGCCGGGATAAGAATTATTGTAAGCTCTTTAAAAAAACTACGATCACGTAAAGGGGCTCTGGCTCTATGCGGAGTTCAAAGCTATTGTAAAAATGTTCTTGATACTGCCGGTATAAGCCGCTCACTTGATATATTTAAGACTCGCAGTGAGGCGATGAATTTTTTACAGGGTGTACACTGGGAAAGACAGGCTCTTGAGAATTGGGAGGGTATGGAGCAGATGAATTCGCCTATAGGTTGTTTTCGCTTTATTCCCGGAGAAAATACTCAGGCTGAGATTAAAATTATTGGTTCTGTTGCAGACATTTTTCATTCCAGAGTTGATGATAGCCGAATTTTTTCACGTCGATTTTCTCAGACAGAATATTCTATAGGAGTTGGAGGACTTGGCGAGATTCCTGAAGATTATATGAAGGTGCTTGGAAGCATGATTACCATAGGCGGTACCATGGCCTGGCTGCCGACTGATGGTCATGATATGGCTGATTTTCTGGTTCCTCAGAATGACACAGGATCAGTAATGATAAGAACTCCATTTAATTTGGCTTTATCGGGTGGATTTAACGAATATATTATGTTTGAATCTTCCGAGAAGGGAGGAACTACGCTTGATAAGCTGTATAGAGGGCTGTTTCTTCTGGCACGCAGGAGGCGTAGAGACTTCAAAGGGGTAATGGGGGTTGCTGCCTGGATGCAGACAAGCGAACTTTATGCCGCTACTCTCATGAAATCTCCTGTCAGGGAGTATGCTCCTGAAAATAAGAGAACAATTAATGATCCTGTTAATAGTGATGACTGGCTGCGACGTGATGTTTTGCCTAGATACCGTGATGTGACTTGTCTTACCTGTGGTGTTGGAGTTGACCTTTCCTGTGACCTGTCTGTTTTTGACCAGTCCGGTATGTATGCTGCTTTTTATATTGATCCCGGAACAGCCGGTGATAAAGGGCAGATATTAAATAATCACGGCGCTGTATTTGAAAAAATTGCCATGCCTGAAAAGATGGTCTGTCTCGATAAAATGGTTCATGACGTTACAGCTAAAGCCGAGTTTAAAGATATGCGTAAGCTTCGGGACTGTACCCGAGTTTCAAGAGCTTTTCTTGGCGTAAGCTATACTCAGAAATTCTCCCGTGACACTTCTGGATGGCAGGGGACGGCAATGGAAATGCCGATAAACCGTAATCTGGCCGATAAGCGTTATCGCAAAGAATCTGATTTTCCATCAATACCTGAAAAGAGGGAAGCTGAGCTTACAAAATTTCAGCAATTTTTAGAGGAACAGCAGACTAAACTTACTATGAACAAAAAATAG
- a CDS encoding tetratricopeptide repeat protein, whose product MSGKKKPQKLSRRGFLFGGFRNKEDREQPQSAAKPIAAKEVDLDTLAQANVAYENKRYEEASEKYKEFIKTEPQNADARKRLGHCLYKCEKYIQAKVEFERAIRILGKDNFSYLYLGLLLCRAGAGKKSIPVWRLYFDPENITLQREINLQIALLESDPEASFVDAADMIEKIIEETA is encoded by the coding sequence ATGTCCGGGAAAAAGAAACCACAAAAACTTTCCAGAAGGGGTTTTCTCTTTGGCGGCTTCAGGAATAAAGAAGATCGCGAGCAGCCGCAGAGTGCAGCTAAACCTATTGCTGCGAAAGAAGTTGATCTTGATACTCTTGCACAGGCTAATGTTGCCTATGAGAATAAACGTTACGAAGAGGCTTCTGAAAAGTATAAAGAGTTTATCAAAACAGAACCACAGAATGCCGATGCCCGAAAACGTCTGGGGCATTGCCTATATAAGTGTGAAAAATATATTCAGGCAAAAGTTGAGTTTGAAAGGGCAATCAGGATTTTGGGTAAAGATAATTTTTCTTATCTCTACTTAGGTCTTTTACTGTGTCGGGCTGGAGCAGGAAAAAAGTCAATTCCAGTTTGGAGGCTATATTTTGATCCTGAGAATATAACTTTGCAGCGTGAGATAAATCTACAGATTGCTCTGCTTGAATCTGACCCGGAAGCATCATTTGTCGATGCTGCGGACATGATTGAAAAGATTATAGAAGAAACTGCGTAA
- the cbiQ gene encoding cobalt ECF transporter T component CbiQ encodes MQQITEHFISGNSFIHSTHPGFRVGCAFMFSLCGALVTNISAAECVFACGVIFALAARLPFLKLIKRLFFVNFFIFFLWIFLPFSRPGDPLFTIGPFTATTQGVAYTTIITLKSNGVILAMTSLISTMAVQQMGAGMQSLHIPDKFCRLFLFTWRYVHVMSTEFYKMRRAATMRNFQPRTNLRTYQTYAWLMGMLLVRSLDRAQRVWQAMICRGFTGTFHTLNSLEVHGRDWFLLIISIVFSTVFIVLEFYKIGVLL; translated from the coding sequence TTGCAGCAGATAACCGAGCATTTTATTTCAGGTAATTCTTTTATTCATAGCACACACCCCGGCTTCAGAGTCGGCTGTGCATTTATGTTTTCACTATGCGGAGCACTTGTAACAAATATCAGTGCAGCAGAGTGCGTTTTTGCCTGTGGTGTAATATTTGCTTTAGCGGCCAGACTTCCATTCTTAAAGCTTATTAAAAGACTTTTCTTTGTAAACTTCTTTATATTTTTTCTTTGGATATTCCTGCCATTCTCCCGTCCAGGAGACCCTCTTTTTACTATAGGTCCTTTTACAGCAACGACTCAGGGAGTTGCGTATACGACTATAATCACTTTGAAATCTAATGGAGTCATTCTGGCAATGACCTCTCTGATTTCCACTATGGCCGTACAGCAAATGGGAGCAGGAATGCAGTCTTTACATATTCCTGACAAATTTTGCCGTCTATTTCTCTTCACATGGCGATACGTGCATGTCATGAGTACTGAATTTTATAAAATGAGACGGGCCGCAACAATGCGTAATTTCCAGCCACGTACGAACTTGCGCACATACCAAACCTATGCATGGCTGATGGGGATGCTTCTTGTACGCAGTCTGGATAGAGCGCAACGTGTATGGCAGGCCATGATTTGCCGCGGCTTTACAGGTACTTTTCATACTCTAAACAGTCTTGAAGTGCATGGCAGAGATTGGTTTCTACTCATAATCAGCATAGTTTTTTCAACCGTATTTATTGTTCTTGAGTTTTATAAAATTGGGGTTTTGTTGTGA
- a CDS encoding shikimate kinase: MQKRETDMLDVEYEVADENKRSVYVPGMAKDMLIGGRDSGNVFIFCLNDELRKSIAAKVAEKLGRKFVIISRSDGNPVLNEVATGDNQIVSMPRGAVKSEKNRELLKSNGKVITIMSDFMTLLNASDGSDDAREQISLMLNRFEPNFMEASHHIVRSDQSEDEILQDVLDKIAI; the protein is encoded by the coding sequence ATGCAGAAAAGAGAAACTGATATGCTTGATGTTGAGTATGAAGTTGCCGATGAAAACAAGAGAAGTGTTTATGTGCCGGGTATGGCTAAGGACATGCTTATAGGAGGGCGTGATTCCGGCAATGTATTTATCTTTTGCCTTAATGATGAACTGCGTAAATCTATTGCCGCAAAGGTCGCCGAAAAACTGGGCCGTAAATTTGTAATAATCAGCCGCAGTGATGGAAATCCTGTGCTTAACGAAGTTGCTACCGGAGATAATCAGATCGTAAGTATGCCCCGAGGTGCAGTAAAGTCTGAGAAAAATCGTGAATTATTAAAAAGTAACGGTAAAGTCATTACCATTATGTCTGATTTTATGACTTTACTTAATGCTTCAGACGGTTCTGATGATGCCCGCGAGCAGATTTCTCTTATGCTTAATCGTTTTGAACCAAACTTTATGGAGGCTTCACACCACATCGTGCGTTCCGATCAAAGTGAAGATGAAATTTTGCAGGATGTACTTGATAAAATAGCTATCTAA